Proteins from a single region of Chloroflexota bacterium:
- a CDS encoding ATP-binding protein: MPVGTTKGPGESPHTYTLVAPDADDQLKIGEFVAYDARVDGELRSVLGRIDARRPLKLYPDAFMADPQVAPSRVAGLIGFDHATPELYEFDVAVLGYFDDTLGFVNPRVAPRAGRPVYLVPDDDLAHALSRIPHGKPGAAHIGSLLTRARDRVPITLDVNEFASTHLAIIAGTGAGKSYLAGVIVEELMQPSVGAAVVVVDPHGEYGTLDEIANHPGFRGDGYRARTLVVRPEQIKIRRDLLHPSDIYQLVGSTHGLSGPQREVLRLALRAVGIDRGRRWTYRQLTEAVNDVELSGGPRNAGDDGADYMLVKRALMWRLNATLGRQDGIFDDYEHTSLQELIRPGQCTVVQLNEVPREEQQVIAATLLRRSFDGRVGTAKQRIGSDDERYLPAPVFTLIEEAHHFAPAGEEVPTTNLLKQILAEGRKFGFAVGLISQRPGKLDQDVLSQCMTQCILRVVNPVDQQAIAGAVESAGRELLAELPALSKGQAIVAGAAVNTTVLCRVRPRLTPHGGESPDVVDAWRRARSQLPPVDRSLEAADPESARTPEERLFGSIQ, translated from the coding sequence GTGCCCGTTGGCACCACCAAGGGGCCTGGCGAGTCCCCGCATACCTACACCCTGGTCGCTCCGGACGCCGACGACCAGCTCAAGATCGGCGAGTTCGTGGCGTACGACGCCCGGGTCGATGGGGAGTTGCGCTCCGTGCTGGGCCGCATCGACGCGCGCCGCCCGCTCAAGCTCTATCCGGACGCCTTCATGGCCGACCCGCAGGTCGCGCCCAGCCGGGTGGCCGGGCTGATCGGATTCGATCATGCGACGCCGGAGCTGTATGAGTTCGACGTCGCTGTCCTGGGCTACTTCGACGACACGCTGGGCTTCGTGAATCCGCGGGTGGCGCCCCGCGCTGGACGGCCCGTCTATCTGGTCCCGGACGACGACCTGGCGCACGCGCTTTCGCGGATTCCGCACGGTAAACCCGGCGCGGCGCACATCGGCAGTCTGCTCACGCGCGCCAGGGATCGCGTGCCCATCACGCTCGACGTGAACGAGTTTGCCAGCACGCACTTGGCCATCATCGCGGGCACCGGCGCCGGCAAGAGCTACCTCGCGGGCGTGATCGTCGAGGAGCTGATGCAGCCATCGGTGGGCGCGGCGGTGGTGGTCGTCGATCCCCATGGGGAGTACGGCACACTCGACGAGATCGCCAACCACCCCGGCTTCCGCGGTGACGGCTATCGCGCGCGGACGCTGGTCGTGCGCCCGGAGCAGATCAAGATCCGCCGCGACCTGCTGCACCCGAGCGACATCTATCAGCTCGTCGGCTCCACGCACGGGCTATCCGGACCGCAGCGCGAGGTCCTCAGGTTGGCGCTGCGAGCCGTCGGCATCGACCGCGGCCGCCGCTGGACGTATCGGCAACTGACGGAAGCCGTCAACGACGTCGAGCTGAGCGGCGGCCCGCGCAACGCCGGCGACGATGGCGCCGACTACATGCTCGTCAAGCGCGCGTTGATGTGGCGCCTCAACGCCACCCTTGGCCGCCAGGACGGCATCTTCGATGACTACGAGCACACGTCGCTGCAGGAGCTGATTCGGCCCGGGCAGTGCACCGTGGTGCAGCTCAACGAGGTGCCGCGCGAGGAGCAGCAGGTCATCGCCGCGACGCTGCTGCGCCGCTCGTTCGACGGTCGCGTGGGCACCGCCAAGCAGCGCATCGGCTCGGACGACGAGCGGTATCTCCCGGCACCGGTGTTCACTCTCATTGAGGAAGCCCACCACTTCGCGCCGGCCGGCGAGGAGGTGCCCACCACCAACCTGCTCAAGCAGATCCTGGCCGAGGGTCGAAAGTTCGGGTTTGCCGTGGGACTGATCTCACAGCGTCCCGGCAAGCTTGACCAGGACGTGCTGAGCCAATGCATGACCCAGTGCATCCTGCGGGTGGTGAACCCCGTGGATCAGCAGGCCATCGCCGGCGCGGTCGAGAGCGCCGGACGCGAGCTGCTGGCCGAACTGCCGGCGCTCAGCAAAGGACAGGCGATAGTGGCGGGCGCGGCGGTCAATACGACGGTGCTGTGTCGCGTGCGTCCGCGGCTCACGCCTCACGGCGGCGAGTCGCCCGATGTAGTGGACGCGTGGCGGCGGGCGCGGTCACAATTGCCGCCTGTCGATCGCTCGCTCGAGGCGGCTGACCCGGAGTCCGCGCGCACGCCCGAGGAACGATTGTTCGGCTCGATACAGTGA
- a CDS encoding LysM peptidoglycan-binding domain-containing protein yields MTDARRELIFGALGLAILAVVAVVLVTQASDSFPGTGGDSPSDTASPGVTVPPLPSPTPTPTRAPTPTPTPLPQTYTVQSGDTLALIAERFNVTIEDLAAKNGILDPNNIFAGQKLELPQPDERVTPAAPTGSDDEVYVVKAGDTLFAIAQELGVTVEDLADLNEIADPSQLFVGRPLRIPERQITPPTPRPSP; encoded by the coding sequence GTGACCGATGCACGCCGTGAATTGATCTTCGGAGCGCTCGGCCTCGCCATTCTCGCGGTCGTGGCGGTGGTCCTGGTCACGCAGGCTTCCGACAGTTTCCCGGGTACCGGCGGCGACTCCCCGTCGGACACGGCCTCCCCCGGTGTGACGGTGCCGCCGCTGCCTTCGCCGACGCCCACACCCACCCGTGCCCCGACCCCCACGCCCACGCCGCTGCCGCAGACCTACACCGTGCAAAGCGGCGACACGCTGGCGCTGATCGCCGAGCGCTTCAATGTCACGATCGAGGACCTTGCCGCGAAGAACGGCATTCTGGATCCCAACAACATCTTCGCGGGGCAGAAGCTCGAGCTACCCCAGCCGGACGAGCGGGTGACGCCCGCGGCGCCAACGGGCTCCGACGACGAGGTCTACGTCGTGAAGGCCGGCGACACGCTGTTCGCCATTGCGCAGGAGCTGGGAGTGACCGTCGAAGACCTGGCCGATCTCAACGAGATCGCCGACCCGTCGCAGCTCTTCGTCGGCCGGCCGCTCAGGATTCCCGAGCGCCAGATCACGCCCCCCACGCCCCGCCCTTCGCCCTAG
- a CDS encoding DedA family protein, with the protein MGEGFDAFREALSAFLGVSQYLGLALYVGIEEVGVPFPVPADTLLVLMGYQVSRGEAHPLLVLLVTVGSATLGASIQYWLGRYFGTRLINRLRGIFRLSHERQERIEIWLRRYQFWAVILLRLVPGFRVILTLVCGVSRVDFRLFVPSVAISATIWACIFVGLGWALGDEYELLVEAIEENVSIGISIAVVAGAVLLAIALFRLRRRIFRRT; encoded by the coding sequence ATGGGTGAAGGCTTCGATGCCTTCCGCGAGGCCCTGTCGGCCTTCCTGGGGGTCAGCCAGTACCTGGGCTTGGCCCTGTATGTGGGCATCGAAGAGGTTGGCGTTCCCTTTCCGGTGCCTGCCGATACCTTGCTGGTGCTCATGGGCTATCAGGTATCCCGCGGCGAGGCGCACCCGCTGCTCGTGCTGCTGGTCACCGTCGGATCGGCCACCCTCGGGGCATCCATTCAATATTGGCTGGGACGATACTTCGGCACTCGGTTGATCAACCGGCTGCGGGGCATCTTTCGCCTCAGCCATGAACGCCAGGAGCGCATCGAGATCTGGCTCCGCCGCTACCAGTTTTGGGCGGTGATCCTGCTTCGCCTGGTCCCAGGATTTCGCGTCATCTTGACGCTGGTGTGCGGCGTGTCGCGGGTGGACTTCCGGCTGTTCGTGCCCTCGGTGGCCATCTCCGCCACCATCTGGGCCTGCATCTTCGTGGGCCTTGGATGGGCGCTCGGCGACGAGTACGAGCTTCTGGTCGAAGCGATCGAGGAAAACGTGAGCATCGGGATCAGCATCGCGGTTGTCGCCGGGGCGGTGCTCCTGGCCATCGCACTCTTCCGACTCCGGCGGCGCATCTTCCGCCGCACCTGA
- a CDS encoding glycosyltransferase family 2 protein, with product MPKLTLVIPAYNEARRLGGTLDALSAYLSQAGIDAHVIVVDDGSTDATVDIALSHAVSDRPVDVITLPGQRGKGAAVRAGMLAADTDVIGFVDADLSTPLDELPRALEAFDRGYDVVIGSRAMPRSRTLRAQSAGRRVGARMFRAITPTIAGLRGFPDSQCGFKFCRREAAKDLFGGTVIERWVFDVEMLRLAVHRGYRVAQIPVAWRDHPGSRLRPSLVAFGVLRDLVRIRLRFVLGRYGAAGRAA from the coding sequence ATGCCCAAGCTGACCCTCGTCATCCCGGCCTACAACGAGGCGCGGCGCCTGGGCGGCACTCTCGATGCGCTGTCGGCCTACCTGTCGCAGGCCGGAATCGACGCCCACGTCATCGTGGTGGATGACGGCAGCACCGACGCCACGGTCGACATCGCCTTGAGTCACGCGGTGTCGGACCGGCCCGTGGATGTCATCACGCTGCCAGGACAGCGGGGCAAGGGCGCGGCCGTCCGCGCCGGAATGCTGGCCGCGGATACCGACGTCATCGGTTTCGTGGACGCGGATTTGTCGACGCCGCTCGACGAGTTGCCCCGCGCGCTGGAAGCCTTCGACCGCGGCTACGACGTGGTCATCGGTTCGCGTGCGATGCCTCGCAGTCGCACCCTCCGCGCTCAGTCCGCGGGCCGGCGGGTCGGCGCCCGGATGTTCCGCGCCATCACGCCCACGATCGCCGGGCTGCGCGGCTTCCCCGATAGCCAATGCGGATTCAAGTTCTGTCGTCGGGAAGCGGCCAAGGATCTGTTCGGTGGCACGGTGATCGAGCGCTGGGTGTTCGATGTCGAAATGCTGCGGCTCGCCGTGCACCGCGGATACCGCGTGGCGCAGATCCCCGTCGCCTGGCGCGACCATCCCGGATCGCGCCTGCGGCCCTCGCTCGTTGCCTTCGGTGTATTGCGGGACCTGGTGCGGATTCGGCTCCGGTTCGTCCTCGGCAGGTATGGAGCGGCCGGCCGCGCCGCCTAG
- a CDS encoding methyltransferase domain-containing protein, giving the protein MHDQIPPLPASLRNHYQWLLARSGAPPARLLDIGAGQGRLLSLARDVVRGRIVGIDPKPPGRSPDHPIARVVGDGMRLPIADRSFDFVVETETLEWVRDPVRLLREAARVCTPDGLVVSDDTDWDTLVFAASDAVLGRRILRAFCDSGPNGWIGRMAPSLMRRAGLRDVQVHVRVISEQIFKPGALGFWQVQVIDEWLRAKALVTAQELADWRADLQQAADRGDYLFSANRYVCVGRPA; this is encoded by the coding sequence ATGCACGATCAGATCCCGCCACTGCCGGCCAGCTTGCGAAACCACTACCAGTGGCTGCTGGCGCGGTCAGGCGCGCCGCCCGCGCGCCTGCTCGATATCGGCGCGGGGCAGGGACGACTGCTGAGCCTGGCCCGTGACGTTGTGCGCGGGCGGATCGTGGGGATTGACCCCAAGCCTCCTGGCCGGAGCCCCGACCATCCAATCGCGCGAGTGGTCGGGGATGGCATGAGGCTCCCCATCGCCGACAGATCCTTCGATTTCGTGGTCGAAACCGAGACCCTCGAGTGGGTCCGCGATCCTGTGCGTCTGCTCCGCGAGGCCGCGCGCGTCTGCACGCCCGACGGCCTGGTCGTGTCGGACGACACCGACTGGGACACCCTCGTGTTCGCCGCCAGCGACGCGGTGCTGGGACGCCGCATTCTCCGCGCCTTCTGCGACTCGGGACCCAACGGCTGGATCGGGCGGATGGCCCCGTCGCTGATGCGCCGGGCCGGCCTGCGCGACGTTCAGGTTCACGTCCGCGTGATCTCGGAGCAGATCTTCAAGCCCGGCGCCCTCGGCTTCTGGCAGGTCCAAGTCATCGACGAATGGCTCCGAGCCAAAGCCCTCGTAACCGCCCAAGAGCTCGCCGACTGGCGCGCCGATCTCCAGCAAGCCGCCGACCGCGGCGACTACCTATTCAGCGCCAACCGATACGTCTGCGTCGGCCGGCCCGCTTAG
- a CDS encoding phytanoyl-CoA dioxygenase family protein, which produces MSSSNRAQLMRDGYLVKRDVIPEGQLASLRVTFETLLDRQRAVWRRERGPDDPPGGIWDSAMQPRLSNTETFIDADTAEAVELWVSEPIRGLAAELLDDEGAGISAMQMMCNPTFDYGPAPWHRDIHPIDMGPMQSMQDSLVEDGPNYMQWNIPLYDDSVFWIVPGSHTRINSEAENRSLLENARVPVPGGEQVELRAGDVLVYVNYLIHWGSRYMSEPKRRTLHGGHTIYPHWEDLDFTRHLSAEARAWFELWAARTARLKDDTERALRALLDRDGDAYADALEALRPGAGAATKLQLTIWLCKAAMHIHNLKRPDYASLPPEFRRRAEYSHGISLNWGPEFAERFGKPEADAIWQRFGALEDHLLAPDGEDYVPGYQSGPIPYSLERMQRGITVDEFIASWEHAA; this is translated from the coding sequence ATGTCGTCGAGCAATCGCGCGCAGCTGATGCGCGATGGATATCTGGTCAAGCGCGACGTGATCCCGGAGGGCCAGCTGGCGTCGCTGCGCGTGACCTTCGAGACGCTGCTCGATCGTCAGCGAGCGGTTTGGCGGCGCGAGCGGGGGCCCGACGACCCGCCGGGCGGCATCTGGGACAGCGCGATGCAACCGCGGCTGAGCAACACCGAGACGTTCATCGACGCGGATACGGCCGAAGCGGTGGAACTGTGGGTGTCGGAGCCGATTCGCGGTCTGGCCGCGGAGCTGCTCGACGACGAGGGCGCCGGGATCAGCGCGATGCAGATGATGTGCAACCCCACCTTCGACTACGGTCCGGCGCCGTGGCATCGCGACATCCACCCCATCGATATGGGACCGATGCAGTCGATGCAGGACAGCCTGGTGGAAGACGGGCCGAACTACATGCAGTGGAACATTCCGCTGTATGACGACAGCGTGTTTTGGATCGTTCCCGGCAGCCACACGCGGATCAACAGCGAGGCCGAGAATCGCAGCCTGCTGGAAAACGCCCGCGTGCCGGTTCCCGGAGGCGAGCAGGTCGAGCTGCGCGCGGGCGACGTGTTGGTCTACGTCAACTACCTGATCCACTGGGGCAGCCGCTACATGAGCGAGCCCAAGCGCCGCACCCTGCACGGCGGGCATACCATCTACCCCCACTGGGAGGACCTGGACTTCACGCGGCATCTCTCGGCGGAGGCTCGCGCCTGGTTCGAGCTGTGGGCCGCGCGCACGGCCAGGCTGAAGGACGACACCGAGCGCGCCCTGCGGGCGCTGCTGGACCGCGACGGGGACGCCTATGCGGACGCGCTGGAGGCGCTGCGGCCCGGCGCGGGCGCCGCCACCAAGCTGCAGCTGACGATCTGGCTCTGCAAGGCCGCCATGCACATCCACAACCTCAAGCGGCCGGACTACGCCAGCCTGCCGCCCGAGTTCCGCCGCCGCGCCGAATACAGCCACGGCATCTCGCTCAACTGGGGGCCGGAGTTTGCGGAGCGGTTCGGCAAACCCGAGGCGGACGCGATTTGGCAGCGGTTTGGCGCGCTGGAGGACCACCTGCTGGCGCCTGACGGCGAGGACTATGTGCCCGGCTACCAGTCGGGGCCGATTCCCTATTCCCTGGAGCGGATGCAGCGCGGCATCACCGTGGACGAGTTCATCGCCAGCTGGGAGCACGCGGCGTAG
- a CDS encoding DNA double-strand break repair nuclease NurA — protein sequence MTLSRTKVIEALESRRDDFLTLDQAFARELDGLRRGARVMRGLTAQALRDALGGLDHAEGAFPTDEWDTTPDGAWWRPFTANAGDTHESWRAWAMRTLTGVTTCAVDGSQIYPSSEWSIDVGAVQIGRFVNGHAKDAYSKDLHFEAIPATDLYGADNQESHPRELVDLRRFQAECAALTEWIEDSDAETERVAIFDGSLIASFVRNPDLRQRYVAAVVRLLVASESHAVPVVGYIDASRARDLGVMVAAVRHTDPPRRVTDGVWLPPAPWGARTPAFISARGTGLEGYGEHARSVAFLYLRASSRRRPARLEFPRWVVEAGRTEWMTDVVRAEVVAQADGYPYAAETADALAVLTQADRDRFHALFQDFAERNGLDAHLSGKSASKRRRR from the coding sequence ATGACGCTGTCGCGGACCAAGGTGATCGAGGCGCTGGAAAGCCGGCGCGATGACTTCCTCACCCTTGACCAGGCGTTCGCGCGCGAGCTCGACGGCCTGCGCCGCGGTGCAAGAGTTATGCGCGGCCTCACGGCCCAGGCGCTCCGCGATGCACTCGGCGGTCTCGACCACGCCGAAGGGGCTTTTCCCACCGACGAGTGGGACACGACGCCGGACGGCGCGTGGTGGCGGCCATTCACGGCCAACGCCGGCGACACCCATGAATCCTGGCGCGCCTGGGCCATGCGCACGCTCACGGGCGTCACCACCTGCGCCGTGGACGGGAGCCAGATCTATCCGTCGTCCGAGTGGTCGATCGACGTGGGGGCGGTGCAGATCGGCCGCTTCGTCAACGGTCACGCCAAGGACGCCTACTCCAAGGACCTGCACTTCGAGGCCATCCCGGCCACGGACCTCTACGGCGCCGACAACCAAGAGAGCCATCCGCGCGAGCTTGTGGACCTGCGGCGCTTCCAGGCCGAGTGCGCGGCCCTCACCGAGTGGATCGAAGACTCCGACGCAGAGACTGAGCGAGTGGCGATCTTCGACGGCAGTCTGATCGCCTCATTCGTCAGGAACCCCGACCTACGCCAGCGCTACGTGGCGGCGGTGGTGCGCCTGCTGGTGGCCTCTGAATCGCATGCGGTGCCGGTCGTGGGCTATATCGACGCCAGCCGCGCGCGGGACCTCGGCGTCATGGTGGCGGCGGTGCGCCACACCGACCCCCCGCGTCGCGTCACCGATGGCGTCTGGCTGCCGCCGGCCCCGTGGGGCGCGCGCACGCCGGCGTTCATCAGCGCGCGAGGCACGGGCCTGGAAGGCTACGGCGAGCACGCGCGCTCGGTCGCCTTTCTCTATTTGCGCGCCTCGTCCCGCCGCCGGCCGGCGCGGCTCGAATTCCCACGCTGGGTGGTCGAGGCCGGCCGCACCGAATGGATGACCGACGTCGTTCGCGCCGAAGTCGTCGCCCAGGCCGATGGCTATCCCTACGCCGCCGAGACGGCCGACGCGCTGGCGGTGCTGACCCAGGCCGACCGTGACCGATTCCACGCGCTGTTCCAGGACTTCGCCGAGCGCAATGGCCTGGACGCCCATCTCTCCGGGAAATCGGCGAGCAAGCGGCGGCGCCGATGA
- a CDS encoding methylenetetrahydrofolate reductase C-terminal domain-containing protein, producing the protein MSITSTVIKRAVRQAPTEALTLVERAVKRPLFGCQMCGHCILQDTAFICPMACPKGLRDGPCGGTDMHGMCETDPSMPCVWLRIYERAERLGRVDRLMKLQDDLDWRGQGTSSWVSLVKRAAARMHPEAREKS; encoded by the coding sequence ATGTCAATCACCTCAACGGTCATCAAGCGCGCCGTCCGCCAAGCTCCGACGGAGGCGCTCACGCTCGTCGAGCGCGCGGTCAAGCGGCCGCTGTTCGGCTGCCAGATGTGCGGGCACTGCATCCTGCAGGACACGGCCTTCATCTGTCCGATGGCTTGCCCGAAGGGACTGCGCGACGGGCCATGCGGCGGGACCGACATGCATGGCATGTGCGAAACCGACCCGTCGATGCCCTGCGTGTGGCTGCGGATCTACGAGCGAGCGGAGCGCCTGGGGCGCGTCGACCGGCTGATGAAGCTGCAGGACGACTTGGACTGGCGCGGCCAGGGCACGTCGTCATGGGTGAGTCTGGTCAAGCGGGCGGCCGCGCGCATGCATCCGGAGGCGCGGGAGAAGTCGTAG
- a CDS encoding sugar phosphate nucleotidyltransferase translates to MQALILAAGWATRMGDLARATPKHLLPIGARCSLDFAVERLAAIDDMQQIHVITHDVFFPQFVDWAAAHEQEPRLTLHNDQTTSEATKLGSIGDIKYFLDTAHPDDDLVIVLGDNVFDFDLRPLAARAVSNIVVGLYDVESLELATRYGIVELDDDDRIVSFVEKPAAPRSTLAGTGIYGFPRANLADFDAYLADGGSTDKFGSVMEWLHTRRTVIGQVFRGRWFDIGSPDEYERVNREFGGETG, encoded by the coding sequence ATGCAAGCGTTGATCCTCGCCGCCGGCTGGGCCACGCGCATGGGCGATCTCGCCCGCGCCACGCCCAAGCACCTGTTGCCCATCGGCGCGCGCTGCAGCTTGGACTTTGCGGTCGAGCGGCTGGCCGCCATCGACGACATGCAGCAGATCCACGTCATCACCCACGATGTCTTCTTTCCCCAGTTCGTCGACTGGGCCGCGGCGCACGAGCAGGAACCGCGCCTGACGCTGCACAACGATCAGACCACCAGCGAAGCGACCAAGCTGGGCTCGATCGGCGACATCAAGTATTTCCTGGACACCGCGCACCCCGACGACGATCTCGTCATCGTGCTCGGTGACAACGTGTTCGACTTCGACCTGCGGCCGCTGGCGGCGCGCGCCGTCAGCAACATTGTGGTGGGGCTGTACGACGTCGAGTCGTTGGAATTGGCGACGCGCTACGGCATCGTCGAGCTGGACGACGATGATCGGATCGTCTCGTTTGTGGAGAAGCCGGCGGCGCCCCGTTCGACGCTTGCCGGGACCGGTATCTACGGATTCCCGCGCGCGAACCTGGCCGACTTCGACGCCTACCTGGCCGACGGCGGCAGTACCGACAAGTTCGGGTCGGTGATGGAGTGGCTGCACACCCGGCGCACGGTGATCGGCCAGGTGTTCCGCGGGCGCTGGTTCGACATCGGCAGCCCCGACGAGTACGAGCGCGTCAATCGCGAGTTCGGCGGCGAAACGGGCTGA
- a CDS encoding type II toxin-antitoxin system VapC family toxin has translation MLDASAMVAFVRDEPGGEIVDGYRGDALASAVNVAETAARLVDLGLSLTEIRRSIAHLYVDIVPFDEKQALATAASRRATRHRGLSLGDRACLELAARRGLPAVTADRAWAELDVDVEVRLIRRLRRFGWCREVHLMDWDWREDVRSALRDFATVSELAGERVDLGYADAEFLDAPHKPRALPKEKMAVYGFWLDGTWLKVGRAGENSNARYVSQHYTGSAPSTLAGSIRNDERMRSISGLDRKALAAWIKRETSRVNILLPATTNKALMPLLESFLHMRLQPRYEG, from the coding sequence GTGCTGGACGCGTCGGCGATGGTGGCATTCGTGCGCGATGAGCCCGGTGGAGAGATTGTGGACGGCTATCGCGGCGATGCGCTGGCCTCGGCGGTGAATGTCGCCGAGACCGCCGCCCGGCTCGTCGATCTTGGCCTGTCGCTGACCGAAATCCGACGCTCCATCGCCCACCTGTACGTGGACATCGTCCCTTTCGACGAAAAGCAGGCCCTTGCCACCGCCGCCTCCCGCCGCGCCACTCGCCACCGCGGACTCTCGCTGGGCGACCGGGCCTGTCTGGAATTGGCCGCGCGCCGTGGACTGCCGGCGGTGACGGCGGATCGGGCTTGGGCGGAGCTCGATGTCGATGTCGAGGTGCGGCTGATTCGGAGATTGAGGCGATTCGGCTGGTGTAGGGAGGTCCACCTGATGGATTGGGACTGGCGCGAGGACGTTAGATCGGCGCTGAGAGATTTCGCTACGGTGTCCGAACTAGCGGGAGAAAGAGTCGATCTTGGGTATGCAGACGCTGAGTTTCTAGACGCGCCCCATAAGCCGCGTGCTTTGCCGAAGGAAAAAATGGCGGTTTACGGCTTCTGGTTGGACGGCACGTGGCTAAAGGTCGGTAGGGCTGGAGAGAATTCGAATGCGCGGTACGTGTCCCAGCACTACACCGGAAGTGCCCCAAGCACGTTGGCAGGTTCGATCAGAAACGATGAGCGCATGCGGAGCATCTCCGGTCTTGATCGAAAGGCTCTCGCAGCGTGGATCAAGCGGGAGACGAGCCGGGTGAACATTTTGCTGCCTGCCACGACAAACAAGGCCCTCATGCCGTTGCTGGAATCGTTCTTGCACATGCGCCTTCAGCCGAGATACGAAGGCTGA
- a CDS encoding AbrB/MazE/SpoVT family DNA-binding domain-containing protein has product MATHTYDYDRQPAEQVVVGLTTKSDKIRALFRAGYSRSEIAQSLGIRYQHVRNVLVQAGYMETQLSRPLLDEDAAGADLAPEQVRTTIGPGGRVVIPAEFRAALGIKEGDAVIMRMEGEDLHLVSDATETRRIREMIARYVPEGVSLVDELIKERRREAAAEESM; this is encoded by the coding sequence ATGGCAACGCACACCTATGACTACGATCGGCAGCCTGCGGAACAGGTCGTGGTCGGCCTGACGACCAAGTCCGACAAGATTCGGGCGCTGTTTCGCGCCGGATACAGCCGGTCGGAGATTGCCCAGAGTCTCGGCATCCGCTACCAGCATGTCCGCAACGTGCTGGTGCAGGCGGGCTATATGGAGACACAGCTGAGTCGACCCTTGCTGGACGAAGACGCGGCGGGCGCAGATTTGGCGCCGGAGCAGGTCAGAACCACCATCGGTCCGGGCGGTCGGGTGGTGATCCCGGCGGAGTTCCGCGCGGCCCTGGGGATCAAGGAGGGCGACGCCGTGATCATGCGGATGGAGGGCGAAGACCTCCACTTGGTCAGTGACGCGACCGAAACCCGTCGAATTCGTGAAATGATCGCCCGCTACGTGCCCGAGGGCGTGAGCCTGGTGGACGAGCTGATCAAAGAGCGCCGCCGTGAGGCCGCCGCCGAGGAATCCATGTGA